A window of Luteitalea sp. contains these coding sequences:
- a CDS encoding glycosyltransferase: MVLVSFGIVTWNSADVIAGCLASVRQQGGVAAELLVWDNGSRDDTRAQLDVLTRPGERIYVDANVGFSAAHNALIARSRGEYYVAVNPDVVLAPSFTSAIVDALERDPHAGSATGKLLRLDDPQIIDSTGIRMLPSQRHVDRGADCVDTGQYDRVEYVFGASGAAACYGRRMLEDVRIGSEYFDEDFFAFREDADLAWRAQLLGWRCLYVPTARAWHRRRVTPERRLRLPAEINRASVRNRFLLRLKNQTLGHALTFAAPGLWRDAQVIGYVLLREHTSIPALVDVVRYLPRALAKRRTIMRRRRVADDQIVAWFRS, translated from the coding sequence ATGGTATTGGTCTCATTTGGCATCGTTACCTGGAACTCTGCCGACGTCATCGCCGGCTGCCTCGCTTCGGTGCGACAGCAGGGCGGCGTGGCGGCCGAGCTCCTCGTCTGGGACAACGGCTCGAGAGACGACACGCGCGCACAGCTCGATGTGCTGACGCGGCCGGGCGAGCGGATCTACGTCGACGCCAACGTCGGATTCTCGGCAGCACACAACGCGCTCATCGCTCGCAGCCGCGGCGAGTACTACGTCGCGGTCAACCCGGACGTCGTCTTGGCGCCCTCCTTCACCAGCGCGATCGTGGACGCGCTCGAGCGAGATCCGCATGCGGGATCCGCGACAGGCAAGCTGCTTCGGCTGGACGATCCACAGATCATCGACTCGACCGGCATTCGCATGCTGCCGTCACAGCGCCATGTGGATCGCGGGGCCGATTGTGTGGACACTGGTCAGTACGACCGCGTGGAATACGTCTTCGGGGCCTCGGGCGCCGCTGCCTGCTACGGTCGTCGCATGCTCGAAGATGTCCGCATCGGCAGCGAGTACTTCGACGAGGACTTCTTCGCGTTCCGCGAGGATGCGGATCTCGCCTGGCGCGCCCAGCTCCTGGGCTGGCGATGTTTGTACGTCCCCACGGCGCGCGCGTGGCACAGGCGGCGCGTGACACCGGAGCGGCGACTGCGGCTGCCCGCCGAGATCAATCGCGCCTCTGTGCGCAACCGTTTCCTCCTCAGGCTCAAGAACCAAACGCTGGGCCATGCGTTGACCTTCGCCGCTCCCGGCCTGTGGCGCGACGCGCAAGTCATCGGCTATGTGCTGTTGCGGGAGCACACCTCGATCCCGGCGCTCGTCGACGTCGTCCGATATCTGCCTCGCGCCCTGGCCAAGCGCCGGACCATCATGCGACGCCGGCGCG